One segment of Amycolatopsis alba DSM 44262 DNA contains the following:
- a CDS encoding phosphotransferase family protein, whose translation MTSAADKTVEVRGEDAFDPAAVHAWLAVTGDSPPEVRQFPGGASNLTYLLTYPDRELILRRPPLGHKAASAHDMRREFRVQQALRPVFPYVPEVLAFCDDETVLGGDFYVMERLEGLILRGDLPAGLDLPPEGARELCGKVVDRLVELHAVDVEAAGLADLGKGAGYVERQVRGWSERFLKARTENVPDCAEVMAWLKENQPSEVKICLIHNDYRLDNLVLDDGLDIIGVLDWEMATLGDPLMELGSTLAYWVQDDDDDVMKLSRRQPTHVPGMYTREEFVRRYAERSGLAIGDWTFYEVYGLFRLAAVIQQIYYRFHKGQTDNPALRDLWRFVGYLDGRCRRIIGEGHA comes from the coding sequence GTGACTTCGGCCGCGGACAAGACCGTCGAGGTGCGCGGCGAGGACGCTTTCGACCCCGCCGCGGTGCACGCCTGGCTGGCCGTGACCGGCGACTCGCCGCCCGAGGTCCGCCAGTTCCCCGGCGGCGCCTCGAACCTCACGTACCTGCTGACCTATCCGGACCGGGAACTGATCCTGCGCCGCCCGCCTCTGGGACACAAGGCCGCTTCCGCGCACGACATGCGCCGCGAGTTCCGGGTCCAGCAGGCCTTGCGGCCTGTCTTCCCTTACGTGCCCGAGGTTCTCGCCTTCTGCGACGACGAAACCGTGCTCGGCGGCGACTTCTACGTAATGGAGCGCCTCGAAGGCCTGATCCTGCGGGGAGATCTGCCCGCAGGTCTCGACCTGCCGCCGGAAGGCGCGCGTGAGCTGTGCGGCAAGGTCGTCGACAGACTGGTGGAACTGCACGCCGTCGACGTCGAGGCCGCCGGGCTGGCCGATCTCGGCAAGGGCGCCGGCTACGTCGAACGCCAGGTGCGTGGCTGGTCCGAGCGGTTCCTCAAGGCACGCACGGAGAACGTCCCGGACTGCGCCGAGGTGATGGCGTGGCTGAAGGAGAATCAGCCGTCCGAGGTGAAGATCTGCCTGATCCACAACGACTACCGGCTCGACAACCTCGTGCTCGACGACGGCCTCGACATCATCGGCGTGCTGGACTGGGAGATGGCCACCCTCGGCGATCCGCTGATGGAACTCGGCAGCACCCTCGCGTACTGGGTGCAGGACGACGATGACGACGTCATGAAGCTCAGCCGCCGTCAGCCGACGCACGTGCCGGGGATGTACACGCGCGAGGAGTTCGTGCGGAGGTACGCGGAACGCTCCGGTCTCGCGATCGGCGACTGGACGTTCTACGAGGTGTACGGCCTGTTCCGGCTCGCGGCGGTGATTCAGCAGATCTACTACCGATTCCACAAAGGACAGACGGACAATCCGGCGCTGAGGGACCTTTGGCGGTTCGTCGGCTACCTGGACGGGCGCTGCCGCCGGATCATCGGAGAGGGGCACGCGTAG
- a CDS encoding SDR family oxidoreductase: MVLRKNILITGASSGLGEGMARQYAARGRNLALAARRADRLDALAAELRKAYPGITVVTRKLDVNDHDQVFAVFEEFREELGSLDRVIVNAGLGKGQRVGTGRFDANRQTLQTNFLAAAAQIEAAVGIFRKQKEGHLVVVSSFSALRAFPGNLTAYAASKAGVSALTEGTRIELMKTPIKVTQLLPGFIESEMNVDISKIPLATKAEAGAQALVKAIEAEKAKAFVPSWPWSALAKVFRFVPVSVLKKFA; encoded by the coding sequence ATGGTCCTGCGGAAGAACATCCTGATCACCGGGGCGAGCTCCGGACTCGGCGAGGGAATGGCCAGGCAGTACGCCGCCAGAGGCCGCAATCTGGCGCTGGCCGCCCGCCGTGCCGACCGGCTCGACGCCCTCGCCGCGGAACTCAGGAAGGCCTATCCCGGCATCACCGTGGTCACCCGGAAGCTGGACGTGAACGACCACGACCAGGTCTTCGCCGTCTTCGAGGAGTTCCGTGAAGAACTCGGCTCCCTCGACCGCGTGATCGTCAACGCGGGGCTCGGCAAGGGACAGCGGGTCGGCACCGGCCGGTTCGACGCCAACCGCCAGACCCTGCAGACGAACTTCCTCGCCGCGGCCGCTCAGATCGAGGCCGCCGTCGGCATCTTCCGCAAGCAGAAGGAAGGCCACCTCGTCGTGGTTTCCTCCTTCTCCGCGCTCCGCGCCTTCCCCGGCAACCTGACCGCGTACGCCGCCTCGAAGGCGGGCGTCTCGGCGCTGACCGAGGGCACCCGGATCGAGCTGATGAAGACGCCGATCAAGGTCACCCAGCTGCTGCCCGGCTTCATCGAGTCGGAAATGAACGTGGACATCTCGAAGATCCCGCTCGCCACCAAGGCCGAGGCGGGCGCGCAGGCGCTGGTCAAGGCGATCGAAGCCGAGAAAGCGAAGGCGTTCGTCCCGTCGTGGCCGTGGAGCGCGCTGGCGAAGGTGTTCCGGTTCGTCCCGGTGTCGGTGCTGAAGAAGTTCGCGTGA
- a CDS encoding acyl-CoA synthetase, translating to MRNPTGLATLVAGKVTETVRSIDVMRQAGLLPIPRVDEGLRSLVMVRKWGPFAGANMIAARRDPTATGIIDELGPLTFKQLDTQSNALARAWSERGLGPGSVIAALCRDHRGLVLTMLASGKLGAKLLLMNTGFAKPQLADVAKREGVTALVYDQEFTDLLDAVEGEVDHYLAWVDSGTARSTDIPVVTELVASTDDRPWPAPAKPGGFILLTSGTTGTPKGAPRPHTSALASAQFLDRIPLRTGEATYMGAPLFHGTGLSQFILSFALGSKVVMRRKFVPEETLRGVAENRCTTLVLVPTMLQRIVDLPEEVRAKYDTSSLRIIFVAGSALSPDLGNRATAAFGDVVHNLYGSTEVAVATVATPEDWRKAPGTVGRAPVGCKVALYDEKGGRITEPHVTGRVFVGSGLSFQGYTDGRNKEIIDGLLSSGDVGHFDEDGLLFIDGRDDEMIVSGGENVFPIEVENLLVEREDVLEAAVVGVEDPEFGQRLKAFVVRAEKSDLDVDGVREYVKANLARYKVPRDVEFLDELPRNATGKVLRNKLH from the coding sequence ATGAGAAACCCCACCGGCCTCGCCACCCTGGTGGCGGGCAAGGTGACCGAGACCGTGCGCAGCATCGACGTGATGCGCCAGGCGGGCCTGCTCCCGATCCCGCGCGTCGACGAGGGCCTGCGTTCGCTGGTCATGGTGCGGAAGTGGGGTCCGTTCGCCGGGGCGAACATGATCGCCGCCCGCCGGGACCCGACCGCGACCGGCATCATCGACGAGCTCGGCCCGCTGACCTTCAAGCAGCTCGACACCCAGTCGAACGCGCTGGCCAGGGCGTGGTCCGAACGCGGCCTCGGCCCTGGTTCGGTGATCGCCGCGCTGTGCCGCGACCACCGCGGTCTCGTGCTGACGATGCTCGCCTCCGGCAAACTCGGCGCGAAGCTGCTGCTGATGAACACCGGGTTCGCCAAACCGCAGCTCGCGGACGTCGCGAAGCGCGAAGGCGTCACGGCGCTCGTGTACGACCAGGAGTTCACCGACCTGCTGGACGCGGTCGAGGGCGAGGTCGACCACTACCTCGCGTGGGTCGATTCCGGCACCGCGCGCTCCACTGACATCCCGGTCGTCACCGAACTGGTCGCCAGCACCGACGACCGCCCGTGGCCCGCGCCCGCCAAACCGGGCGGGTTCATCCTGCTGACCAGCGGCACCACCGGGACACCGAAGGGCGCACCGCGGCCGCACACCTCCGCGCTCGCCTCCGCGCAGTTCCTCGACCGCATCCCGCTGAGGACCGGCGAAGCGACGTACATGGGCGCGCCGCTGTTCCACGGCACCGGGCTGTCGCAGTTCATCCTGTCCTTCGCGCTCGGCTCGAAGGTCGTCATGCGGCGCAAGTTCGTACCGGAGGAGACACTGCGCGGGGTCGCGGAGAACCGGTGCACCACGCTGGTCCTCGTGCCGACGATGCTGCAGCGGATCGTCGACCTGCCCGAGGAGGTCCGCGCGAAATACGACACCTCGTCCCTGCGGATCATCTTCGTCGCAGGCTCCGCGCTGTCCCCGGACCTCGGGAACCGCGCGACCGCCGCGTTCGGGGACGTCGTGCACAACCTCTACGGCTCGACCGAGGTCGCGGTCGCGACGGTCGCGACCCCCGAGGACTGGCGCAAGGCGCCGGGCACGGTCGGCCGCGCGCCGGTGGGCTGCAAGGTCGCGCTGTACGACGAGAAGGGCGGCAGGATCACCGAGCCGCATGTCACCGGCCGGGTGTTCGTCGGCAGCGGGCTGAGCTTCCAGGGCTACACCGACGGGCGCAACAAGGAGATCATCGACGGGCTGCTCTCCAGTGGCGACGTCGGCCATTTCGACGAGGACGGCTTGCTGTTCATCGACGGCCGTGACGACGAGATGATCGTCTCCGGCGGCGAGAACGTCTTCCCGATCGAGGTGGAGAACCTGCTGGTCGAACGCGAGGACGTACTCGAGGCCGCGGTCGTCGGCGTCGAGGATCCCGAGTTCGGGCAGCGGCTGAAGGCGTTCGTCGTGCGGGCCGAGAAGTCGGACCTGGACGTCGACGGCGTGCGCGAGTACGTCAAGGCCAACCTCGCCCGCTACAAGGTGCCGCGTGACGTGGAGTTCCTCGACGAACTACCGCGTAACGCGACCGGGAAGGTGCTGCGCAACAAGCTGCACTAG
- a CDS encoding bifunctional 3'-5' exonuclease/DNA polymerase, producing the protein MSVQAIAGQEEDGDFAISISGQPSRQGLKLAEFVDEVRRAEAEHSPRWVFPSVEKVYPALIKAGVRVRRCHDLALTEGLLLAHEGRPQESRSLRAALARANGQEAPADEPPLWAEDDQPTLFETRGPRLPSGVTVADAARRVLAEQEKWVALAEHPERLRLLFAAESASALAAAEMSADGLPWRADLHLELLAEQLGPRVPAGQRPKRLVELAAKISDAFGGRPVNPDAPASVVRALGREGIEVTSARKYLLRDIDHPAVPPLLEYKELARLHSANGWTWLDEWVHDGRFRPHYVVGGVVSGRWASRGGGALQIPKVLRTCVRADPGWKLVVADAAQLEPRVLTALSGDRKLADVAAATDLYASLAEAMFSGVRRVPVPAWDDRDDRDRAKIAMLSAMYGGTSGEAGPLLALLRNRFPDAVSYVERAAQAGERGERVRSRLGRTSPAPSEAWRALTGGVAEDEAGELKARQASRNWGRFTRNFVVQASAADMTAVLLATLRGKLPSPAHLVFFQHDEVLVHTPAEFADEVSQSIVDSMTEAARMLFGAACPVRFPLHIAAVDTYADAK; encoded by the coding sequence GTGAGTGTGCAGGCGATCGCAGGTCAAGAGGAAGATGGCGACTTCGCGATCTCGATTTCCGGGCAGCCGTCGCGGCAGGGCTTGAAGCTCGCGGAGTTCGTGGACGAGGTGCGGAGGGCGGAGGCGGAGCATTCGCCCCGGTGGGTGTTCCCGTCGGTCGAGAAGGTGTACCCGGCGTTGATCAAGGCAGGCGTCCGGGTGCGGCGGTGTCACGACCTGGCGCTGACCGAAGGGCTGCTGCTGGCCCACGAAGGCCGTCCGCAGGAGTCCCGGAGCCTGCGCGCGGCGCTGGCCAGGGCGAACGGGCAGGAGGCGCCCGCCGACGAGCCGCCACTGTGGGCCGAGGACGACCAGCCGACGCTGTTCGAGACGCGCGGCCCTCGGCTGCCGTCCGGTGTCACCGTGGCCGACGCGGCGCGCCGGGTGCTGGCCGAACAGGAGAAGTGGGTCGCGCTCGCCGAGCATCCGGAACGGCTCCGGCTGCTCTTCGCGGCGGAGTCGGCGAGCGCGCTGGCGGCCGCGGAGATGTCGGCCGACGGGCTGCCGTGGCGAGCGGATCTGCACCTCGAACTGCTCGCCGAGCAGCTCGGCCCCCGTGTCCCGGCCGGGCAGCGGCCGAAACGGCTGGTCGAGCTGGCGGCGAAGATCAGCGACGCGTTCGGCGGGCGCCCGGTCAATCCGGACGCCCCGGCCAGCGTCGTCCGGGCGCTCGGACGGGAAGGTATCGAGGTCACGTCGGCGAGGAAGTACCTGCTGCGCGACATCGACCACCCCGCCGTCCCGCCGCTGCTGGAGTACAAGGAACTCGCGCGGCTGCATTCGGCCAACGGCTGGACCTGGCTCGACGAATGGGTGCACGACGGGCGGTTCCGCCCGCATTACGTCGTCGGTGGGGTCGTTTCCGGACGCTGGGCGAGCCGGGGCGGGGGCGCGCTGCAGATCCCGAAGGTGCTGCGGACCTGCGTCCGGGCCGATCCGGGCTGGAAACTGGTGGTCGCCGACGCCGCGCAGCTGGAGCCGCGGGTGCTGACGGCGTTGTCCGGCGACCGCAAGCTGGCCGACGTCGCGGCGGCCACGGATCTGTACGCGAGCCTTGCCGAGGCGATGTTCTCGGGAGTGCGCCGCGTACCGGTGCCCGCGTGGGACGACAGGGACGATCGGGACAGGGCGAAGATCGCGATGCTGTCGGCGATGTACGGCGGCACGTCCGGCGAGGCGGGACCACTGCTGGCGTTGCTGCGGAACAGGTTCCCGGACGCGGTGTCCTATGTGGAGCGTGCCGCGCAGGCGGGGGAACGCGGCGAGCGCGTCCGCTCCCGGCTGGGCCGGACCTCGCCCGCGCCGTCGGAGGCCTGGCGCGCGCTGACCGGCGGCGTCGCGGAGGACGAGGCCGGCGAGCTCAAGGCGCGCCAGGCGTCGCGGAACTGGGGCCGCTTCACCCGCAACTTCGTCGTGCAGGCGAGCGCGGCCGACATGACCGCGGTCCTGCTGGCGACCCTGCGCGGCAAGCTCCCCTCCCCCGCGCACCTGGTGTTCTTCCAGCACGACGAGGTACTGGTGCACACCCCCGCCGAGTTCGCCGACGAGGTCTCGCAGTCCATCGTGGACAGCATGACGGAGGCGGCGCGGATGCTGTTCGGGGCAGCCTGCCCCGTCCGGTTCCCGCTGCACATCGCCGCCGTCGACACCTACGCCGACGCCAAGTAA
- the hrpA gene encoding ATP-dependent RNA helicase HrpA, translating to MSRDEHRLRRRLDGARKTRDAESVAARIEADIEAAELRVTRRRDGVPKISYPEELPVSQRKDEIAAAIRDHQVVIVAGETGSGKTTQLPKICLELGRGIRGQIGHTQPRRLAARTVADRIASELNTELGEAVGYKVRFTDQSGQDTLVKLMTDGILLAEIQTDRMLRQYDTLIIDEAHERSLNIDFILGYVKQLLPRRPDLKVIITSATIDPERFSKHFGDAPIVEVSGRTYPVEVRYRPIIDPDDPDADQDRDQTQAICDAVDELQHEGPGDILVFLSGEREIRDAADALSKQDLRNTEILPLYARLSSSDQHRVFQRHTGRRVVLATNVAETSLTVPGIKYVVDPGTARISRYSHRTKVQRLPIEPVSQASANQRKGRCGRTSDGICIRLYSEDDFDARPEFTDPEILRTNLASVILQMTSLGLGDIAAFPFVEPPDRRQVTDGVQLLQELGAFEMSDGKKLTETGRKLALLPVDPRMARMVLEASRNGCVREVMIIAAALSIQDPRERPAEKQQAADEQHARFADKTSDFLAYLNLWEYVSEQQKALSTGQFRRMCRNEYLNYLRIREWQDIFSQLRQLAKPLGITLTTPATGPADPQRVHTSLIAGLLSHVGLKDPAKGDYLGARGARFSVFPGSALFKKQPRFVMSAELVETSRLWGRVNARIEPEWVEPLAGHVVKRNYSEPHWERKQGAVMALEKVTLYGVPLVADRRVNYGRIDPETSRELFIRHALVEGDWETRHHFFRENRALLDEVEDLENRARRRDILVDDETLFEFYDQRVPADVVSARHFDSWWKKARHTEPDLLSFEKAMLINETAGGVREADYPDFWTQGSQTFKLTYQFEPGADADGVTVHIPLPVLNQVTPDGFDWQVPGLREELVTQLIKSLPKAIRRNFVPAPDHAKLVLSRVGPADGPLLHAAADELEALRGVVIPDDAWQLSAVPEHLKMTFRVVDVRGKKVSEGKDVEALKRDLSGQVRATISKAADSIERQGLTSPAFGELPKVFASKQRGHDVKAYPALVDEGGTVAVRLLDTPGQQEQSMWAGTRRMLRLNIASPMKFITRNLGNSSKLVLNRNPHGSVAALLEDCVDCAVDKLVADNGGPSWDEAGFAVLLEKVRAGLNTGVLDVLTNVEKILRAANDVETRLADTRGPKDSLADIRAQLDGLVHKGFVTETGQDRLKHVVRYLRGIERRLEKLPTEPTRDIQRTGDIAWLRTEYKTALDALPPGTSSPALREIRWMIEELRVSFFAQTLGTAHPVSLKRVIKALDDAAA from the coding sequence ATGTCGCGCGACGAGCACCGCCTCCGGCGCCGGCTCGACGGTGCCCGGAAAACGCGCGACGCCGAGTCGGTCGCCGCGCGGATCGAGGCCGACATCGAGGCCGCGGAACTGCGCGTCACCCGCCGTCGTGACGGCGTCCCGAAGATCTCGTATCCCGAAGAGCTGCCGGTCAGCCAGCGCAAGGACGAGATCGCCGCCGCGATCCGCGACCACCAGGTGGTGATCGTCGCGGGCGAGACCGGTTCCGGGAAGACGACCCAGCTGCCGAAGATCTGTCTCGAACTCGGCCGCGGGATCCGGGGCCAGATCGGGCACACGCAGCCGAGGCGGCTGGCCGCGCGCACGGTCGCCGATCGCATCGCTTCCGAGCTGAACACCGAACTCGGCGAGGCCGTCGGCTACAAGGTCCGGTTCACCGACCAGTCCGGCCAGGACACCCTGGTCAAACTGATGACCGACGGCATCCTCCTGGCCGAGATCCAGACCGACCGGATGCTGCGGCAGTACGACACGCTGATCATCGACGAGGCGCACGAGCGCAGCCTCAACATCGACTTCATCCTCGGCTACGTCAAACAGCTCCTGCCGCGCCGCCCCGACCTCAAGGTGATCATCACCTCGGCGACGATCGATCCGGAGCGGTTCTCGAAGCACTTCGGCGACGCGCCGATCGTCGAGGTCTCCGGCCGGACGTATCCGGTCGAGGTCCGCTACCGGCCGATCATCGACCCCGACGATCCGGACGCCGACCAGGACCGGGATCAGACACAGGCCATCTGCGACGCCGTCGACGAGCTCCAGCACGAGGGCCCCGGCGACATCCTGGTGTTCCTCTCCGGCGAGCGGGAGATCCGCGACGCCGCGGACGCGCTGTCCAAACAGGACCTCAGGAACACCGAGATCCTGCCGCTGTACGCGCGGCTCTCGTCGTCGGACCAGCATCGCGTGTTCCAGCGGCATACCGGGCGCCGGGTCGTGCTCGCCACCAACGTCGCCGAGACGTCGTTGACCGTGCCGGGCATCAAATACGTCGTGGACCCCGGCACCGCCCGGATCTCGCGGTACAGCCACCGCACCAAGGTCCAGCGGCTGCCGATCGAGCCGGTGTCGCAGGCGTCGGCGAACCAGCGCAAGGGCCGCTGCGGCCGGACCTCCGACGGTATCTGCATCCGGCTGTACTCCGAGGACGACTTCGACGCCCGGCCCGAGTTCACCGATCCGGAGATCCTGCGGACCAACCTGGCGTCGGTCATCCTGCAGATGACCTCGCTCGGCCTCGGCGACATCGCGGCGTTCCCGTTCGTCGAGCCGCCGGACCGCCGTCAGGTCACCGACGGCGTCCAGCTGCTCCAGGAACTCGGCGCGTTCGAGATGTCGGACGGCAAGAAGCTCACCGAGACCGGCCGCAAGCTCGCACTGCTCCCGGTCGACCCGCGGATGGCGCGGATGGTGCTGGAGGCCTCACGCAACGGCTGTGTCCGCGAAGTGATGATCATCGCCGCCGCACTGTCCATTCAGGACCCGCGTGAGCGGCCGGCGGAGAAGCAGCAGGCGGCGGACGAGCAGCACGCGCGGTTCGCGGACAAGACGTCCGACTTCCTGGCGTACCTGAACCTGTGGGAGTACGTCAGCGAACAGCAGAAGGCGTTGTCCACCGGCCAGTTCCGCCGGATGTGCCGCAACGAGTACCTGAACTACCTGCGCATCCGCGAATGGCAGGACATCTTCAGCCAGCTGCGCCAGCTGGCCAAACCGCTCGGCATCACCCTCACCACCCCCGCCACCGGCCCGGCCGATCCGCAACGTGTGCACACGTCGCTGATCGCCGGGCTGTTGTCACATGTGGGGCTCAAGGACCCGGCCAAGGGCGACTACCTCGGCGCGCGCGGGGCGCGGTTCTCGGTGTTCCCCGGATCGGCGCTGTTCAAGAAGCAGCCGCGGTTCGTGATGTCGGCCGAACTGGTCGAGACCTCGCGCCTGTGGGGCCGGGTCAACGCGCGCATCGAGCCGGAATGGGTCGAGCCGCTCGCCGGGCACGTGGTGAAGCGGAACTACTCCGAGCCGCACTGGGAACGCAAGCAGGGCGCCGTGATGGCCCTGGAGAAGGTGACGCTGTACGGCGTGCCGCTGGTGGCCGACCGCCGCGTCAACTACGGCCGGATCGACCCGGAGACGAGCCGCGAGCTGTTCATCCGGCACGCGCTGGTCGAGGGCGACTGGGAGACCAGGCACCATTTCTTCCGCGAGAACCGCGCGCTGCTCGACGAGGTCGAGGACCTGGAGAACCGGGCCCGCCGCCGCGACATCCTGGTCGACGACGAGACCCTGTTCGAGTTCTACGACCAGCGCGTCCCGGCCGACGTCGTCTCCGCGCGGCATTTCGACAGCTGGTGGAAGAAGGCGCGGCACACCGAGCCCGATCTGCTGAGCTTCGAGAAGGCGATGCTCATCAACGAGACCGCGGGTGGCGTGCGCGAAGCCGACTACCCCGACTTCTGGACCCAAGGCAGCCAGACCTTCAAGCTCACGTACCAGTTCGAGCCGGGGGCGGACGCGGACGGCGTCACCGTGCACATCCCGCTGCCGGTGCTGAACCAGGTCACCCCGGACGGTTTCGACTGGCAGGTCCCCGGCCTGCGCGAAGAACTGGTGACGCAGCTGATCAAGTCGCTGCCCAAGGCGATCCGGCGCAACTTCGTGCCGGCGCCCGATCACGCGAAACTGGTGCTGTCACGGGTCGGCCCGGCCGACGGGCCGTTGCTGCACGCTGCCGCCGACGAGCTGGAAGCGTTGCGCGGGGTGGTCATCCCCGACGACGCGTGGCAGCTGTCGGCGGTGCCCGAGCATCTGAAGATGACCTTCCGCGTGGTCGACGTCCGCGGCAAGAAGGTGTCCGAGGGCAAGGACGTCGAGGCGCTCAAACGAGACCTGAGCGGCCAGGTGCGCGCGACGATCTCCAAGGCCGCCGACAGCATCGAGCGCCAGGGCCTGACGTCGCCCGCGTTCGGCGAACTGCCGAAGGTGTTCGCGAGCAAACAGCGCGGACACGACGTCAAGGCGTATCCGGCGCTGGTCGACGAGGGCGGCACGGTCGCGGTGCGGCTGCTGGACACGCCGGGGCAGCAGGAACAGTCGATGTGGGCGGGTACACGGCGGATGCTGCGGCTGAACATCGCGTCGCCGATGAAGTTCATCACCCGCAACCTCGGCAACTCCTCGAAGCTCGTGCTGAACCGGAATCCGCACGGTTCGGTGGCGGCGCTGCTCGAAGACTGTGTCGATTGCGCCGTCGACAAACTCGTGGCCGACAACGGCGGCCCGAGCTGGGACGAGGCCGGTTTCGCCGTCCTGCTGGAAAAGGTGCGCGCCGGGCTGAACACCGGAGTGCTCGACGTGCTGACCAACGTCGAGAAGATCCTGCGCGCGGCGAACGACGTCGAGACGAGGCTGGCCGACACCCGCGGCCCGAAGGACTCGCTCGCGGACATCCGGGCTCAGCTGGACGGCTTGGTGCACAAGGGTTTCGTCACCGAAACCGGGCAGGACAGGCTGAAGCACGTCGTCCGGTACCTGAGGGGGATCGAACGCCGGCTGGAGAAGCTCCCGACCGAGCCGACGCGCGACATCCAGCGGACCGGCGACATCGCGTGGCTGCGCACCGAGTACAAGACGGCGCTGGACGCGCTGCCGCCGGGGACTTCGTCGCCCGCCTTGCGGGAGATCCGGTGGATGATCGAGGAACTGCGGGTCAGCTTCTTCGCCCAGACGCTCGGCACCGCCCACCCGGTCTCCCTCAAGCGCGTCATCAAGGCCCTCGACGACGCCGCCGCCTGA
- a CDS encoding S8 family peptidase, producing MSKSRKNLKSRKTRSGLVAGVALAGVTAAVATFGAGAANAAQQGEIRDAGVANAVGGSYIVVLKPTAVGQGMAAANEVKANVASKAQGLTGQYGTTLSRTYGSALNGFSIKADEAAAKRLAADPQVAYVVQNKTFKISETQDNPPSWGLDRVDQADLPLDNKYTYPTKADNVTAYVIDTGVRGSHKDFGDRATGGKDFIDNDDTPQDEHGHGTHVAGTIGGTEHGLAKGVKIVGVRVLDANGSGTTEGVVAGVDWVAANAKAPSVANMSLGGGADDALDEAVKGAIGKGVTFALAAGNESSDAGTTSPARVKEAITVAASDKTDKQASFSNYGSVVDLYAPGVDITSSWGTGDDATNTISGTSMASPHVAGAAALYLSAHPDATPAQVSEGLVAAAADGKISNPTGGTANKLLQVK from the coding sequence GTGAGCAAGTCCCGGAAGAACCTGAAGTCCCGAAAGACCCGTAGCGGGCTCGTGGCGGGCGTCGCGCTCGCCGGCGTGACCGCGGCTGTCGCCACGTTCGGCGCCGGTGCGGCCAACGCCGCCCAGCAGGGCGAGATCCGCGACGCCGGTGTGGCCAACGCGGTCGGCGGCAGCTACATCGTCGTCCTCAAGCCCACCGCGGTCGGCCAGGGCATGGCCGCGGCCAACGAGGTCAAGGCGAACGTCGCTTCCAAGGCGCAGGGCCTCACCGGTCAGTACGGCACCACGCTGTCCCGCACGTACGGCTCGGCGCTGAACGGCTTCTCGATCAAGGCCGACGAGGCCGCCGCGAAGCGTCTCGCCGCTGACCCGCAGGTCGCGTACGTCGTCCAGAACAAGACGTTCAAGATCAGCGAGACCCAGGACAACCCGCCGTCGTGGGGCCTTGACCGCGTCGACCAGGCGGACCTGCCGCTCGACAACAAGTACACCTACCCGACGAAGGCCGACAACGTCACCGCCTACGTCATCGACACCGGTGTCCGCGGTTCGCACAAGGACTTCGGTGACCGCGCGACCGGCGGCAAGGACTTCATCGACAACGACGACACCCCCCAGGACGAGCACGGTCACGGCACGCACGTCGCCGGCACCATCGGCGGCACGGAGCACGGCCTGGCCAAGGGCGTCAAGATCGTCGGCGTCCGCGTGCTGGACGCCAACGGCAGCGGCACCACCGAGGGTGTCGTCGCCGGTGTCGACTGGGTCGCGGCGAACGCCAAGGCCCCGTCGGTCGCCAACATGAGCCTGGGCGGTGGCGCGGACGACGCCCTGGACGAGGCGGTCAAGGGAGCCATCGGCAAGGGCGTGACCTTCGCGCTCGCGGCGGGCAACGAGTCCTCCGACGCCGGCACCACCTCCCCGGCGCGGGTCAAGGAGGCCATCACGGTGGCCGCCAGCGACAAGACCGACAAGCAGGCCAGCTTCTCGAACTACGGTTCGGTCGTGGACCTGTACGCCCCTGGCGTCGACATCACGTCGTCGTGGGGCACCGGTGACGACGCCACGAACACCATCAGCGGTACCTCGATGGCTTCGCCGCACGTCGCCGGCGCTGCCGCGCTGTACCTCTCGGCGCACCCGGACGCCACCCCGGCCCAGGTCTCCGAAGGCCTGGTCGCCGCGGCTGCCGACGGCAAGATCAGCAACCCGACCGGGGGCACCGCGAACAAGCTGCTCCAGGTGAAGTAA
- a CDS encoding histidine phosphatase family protein, translating into MGAIYLVRHGQASFGAENYDQLSPRGFEQSTVVGEELLRRGVEFTQARAGSLARQRDTAATALKVLGSGIAVVEDERWNEYDHVDIAKHHASGARQTDSREYQAALDGALSAWVSAGASGPCAETWPRFLDRVKGALADVVASLGKGEHAVVFSSGGVIATVCGALMGTPEAGLLKLNRVTVNAGITKLVSGRGGVTLLSFNEHPHFEAEAAQLLTYR; encoded by the coding sequence ATGGGTGCGATCTACCTGGTCCGGCACGGGCAAGCGTCGTTCGGCGCGGAGAACTACGACCAGCTCTCGCCGCGCGGCTTCGAACAGTCCACTGTGGTCGGTGAAGAACTGCTGCGACGCGGCGTCGAGTTCACCCAGGCGCGAGCGGGTTCCCTGGCTCGCCAACGGGACACGGCCGCGACGGCGCTGAAGGTGCTGGGCTCCGGGATCGCCGTCGTCGAGGACGAGCGCTGGAACGAGTACGACCACGTCGACATCGCGAAGCATCACGCGTCCGGTGCCCGGCAGACCGATTCGCGGGAGTATCAGGCCGCGTTGGACGGGGCGCTGAGCGCCTGGGTTTCGGCGGGGGCCTCCGGTCCGTGCGCCGAGACCTGGCCCCGGTTCTTGGACCGGGTCAAGGGCGCGCTGGCGGACGTCGTGGCGTCACTCGGCAAGGGTGAGCACGCCGTCGTCTTCAGCTCCGGCGGGGTGATCGCCACGGTCTGCGGCGCGCTCATGGGCACGCCCGAGGCGGGGCTGCTGAAGCTGAACCGGGTCACCGTCAACGCGGGCATCACCAAACTGGTGTCCGGCCGCGGCGGGGTGACCCTGTTGTCGTTCAACGAACATCCGCATTTCGAGGCGGAAGCCGCACAACTGCTCACTTATCGCTAG